From the Actinomadura luzonensis genome, the window GTTCCAGGCCCGGCTCCCCCAGGTGGGCCCCGTCGCGGGCGGGCGGGCGCAGCCCGTATACCAGCTCGCGCACGTCCACCACGGCCTCGGTCATGCGCCCGCGCATGCGGGTCAGCAGCGGGTCGACCGCCTCGGGGCCGCCGGCCAGGCTGCGGCGGGCCTCGTCGGCGCTGCGCGCCAGCTCGGCGAGAGTGGGGCCGAGGTCGTCGTGGAGGCTGCGGCGCAGCTCGTGCCGCTCCTCCTCGCGGGTGAGGAGCAGGCGTTCGCGGGAGCGCCGCAGCTCGGCGGTGAGGCGTACGGCGTGGGCCAGCTCGGCGAGCCGGCGGGCCAGCATGTCCAGCAGGGCCGGGTCCCCGGGGCGGCCGGCGACCAGGAGCCGGCCCACCGACGTGCCCTGCCACTCCAGCGGGACGGCCGACAGGGCCTCGCCGGTCTCGCCGTCGGCGACGGTGCGGGCCCGGCCGCCGGGCAGCGTCACCTCGACCGCGACGCCCGGGGCGCGCAGCGCGCGGCGGACCGCGGCGGCGGCCGAGGCCAGCGCCTCGGCGGGCCCGGGGGCCTCCTGGACGTGCCGGTCGATCCGGTCGGCCAGCCGGTACGGATCGCGTTCGACGCCGAACAGCCGGTCGGCCGCGCCCTGGAGGCGTACCCGCGCCGGGTGGAACACCACGCCCGCGACCAGCGCGGCGACCAGCCCGGCCGAGGAGGTGAGCGGCCGGGCGAGGGCGAGGACGGCGAAGTAGGCCGCGCCCACGGCGGTGACGAGCGCCAGGCCGACCACGGCGCGGTGAGCCAGGACGAGCGCGAGCCGGTCGCGCCGCAGGCCGGACAGGATCGCCACCCGGACGAGCAGCGGTCCCGCCGCTCTCCACAGCACGGGCTTGAGGTTCATGGGTCGCGGACATCACAAGCAGGGCGAATGACCGCGTTTCCGGCACGCATGGCCCCATGATCGTGGTCCTGCCTTGCGTGCCGGTTGCGGACGGCCGTAATCCTCAGCCCGGGCTCATTTCAGGTCGGCGAAGAAGGCCCGCAGGTCGGCGGCCAGGCTCTCCGGGTCCTCCATGGCCGGGAAGTGCCGGCCCCGCTCGTGCTCGGCCCAGTACGTCCCGGGCGCCGGTTCCAGGAGCCGGCGCACGGTCGGGTCGGCGCCGAAGACCGAGTAGCCCTGCGGGACGGCCGGCGGCGCGCCCCAGTCGGTGGAGTGGGCCTGCTCGTAGAGGAAGCGGGCGGCCGAGACGCCGGAGCCGGTGAACCAGTACAGGCTGACGATCGTGAGGAACTGGTCGCGGTCGTACGGCAGGTCGGTCCAGCGTTCGAAGCTCTCCAGGATCCAGCCGAGCTGCCCCGCCGGGGAGTCGTTGAGCAGGTAGCCCATGGTCTGGGGGCGGCTGTTCTGGATGGCGAGGTAGCCGCTGTCGGCGGTGCGGAACTCGGCCATCCGGTCCAGGGCGAGCCGGTCCACCGGGTCCGCCGGGTCCAGGCGCTCGGCCATGCCGGGCAGGAACGTGGCGGTGGCCGCCGCCGTGACCGGGTCGGTCACCACGTGCACGCCCGCCACGTGCTCACCGTCGAGCCCGGCCACCGCGCCCGAGACGCCGGCGCCGACGTCGCCGCCGTGCACGCCGTAGCGGTCGTAGCCGAGGCGGCGCATCAGCTCGGCCCAGGCGCGGGCGGTGCGGCCCAAGGCCCAGCCGGACTGCCGGACCGGTGTGGAGAACCCGAAGCCGGGCAGCGAGGGGACGACGAGGTGGAAGTCGCGCCGCAGCAGCTCGATGAGCTGCGTGAACTCGGCGAACGCGCTGGGGTAGCCGTGCGTGAGCATCAGCGGGAGGGCGTCGGGGCGCTCGGAGCGCACGTGCGCGAAGTGGATGCGCTGCCCGTCGAGGTCGGTGGTGAACTGCGGCAGGGCGTTGAGCCCGGCCTCGGCCGCCCGCCAGTCGTAGCCCTCGCCCCAGTACGCGGCCAGCTCGCGCAGCGGCTCCAGCGGCACGCCCCGGGTCCAGCCGACGTCCGGCAGCTCGTCCGGCCAGCGGGTGCGGGCCAGGCGGTCCTTGAGGTCGTCGAGGTCGGGCTGCGGGACGGCGATGGTGAAGGGCCGGATCTCCATGGGATGCTCCTTCTCGGCTGATGTGTCCCCCACGCTAGGAAGAATTGCGGCAAGGTTCTTTCCGCGATGATCGGCCGTTTCTCACTCCTGCGGGGGAGCCTGCGGATCGCCCGCACCGGCGATGTCCGGGAAAGCCTCCGCCGAGCACGATGTCCGTCATGAAACTTCGTGCCGCGTTCGTCGCCGCTCCCCTCTTCGTCCTCGCCTACGGCGTGATCCGCATCCTCGACGGTCTCGACGGCAGCCGGGGCCCCGGCCTCGCCTGGACCACCGGTCACCTCGCCTTCATGGCGGCCCTCGCCCTGTTCGTCCCGATCTTCTGGCGGCTGCGGCGGATGGCCGGCGGCGGCGCGTTCGCCACCGCGAGCGCGGCGGCGGGCACGGTCGGCGTGGCGGCGCTGCTCGGGCAGTTCGGGGTCGACCTGGTGGTCGGGTTCCTGTCGGCCGACCACGACGCCATGGGCGTGCTGTTCGAGCAGGTCAAGGCCGTGCCCGGCGTGTCCGTCGCGATCTACGACGTGCTGCCGTTCCTGTTCTACATCGGCCAGCTCGCGCTGGTCGGGCTGCTCGCCGCGCGGCGCCAGGTCAAGGCGTGGACGTTCGCGCTGGTGCTGACGGACCTGATGCTGCCGTTCGTGACCAAGGACCTCATCCCGCTCGGCGCGCTCTGCCTGCTCGTGTCGTTCGTGCCGCTCGGCCGCGCCGCCGACGCCGCCGTCGCCGCCGCGCCCGCGCGACCCGCGCACGCGTTCGCGTGACGTCCACGGCAGGATGGGATGCCGTGTCCGATGCACGGTTCCTCCTCCCGCTTCGCCGATGGGCGAACGGCCTGCCCCCGATCTGGGTGGACGCCGGGCTGGCGGCCCTGATCTGGGTCGTGCAGCTCTGGCCATTCCTCAGCCGCGACAACCCGGCCGGCGGGCCGTGGCACTGGTGGGGGTACGTCGTCGTGACGCTCGCCGCGCTGCCGCTGGTGTGGCGGCGGCGCGCCCCCGCGGCCGTCCTGATGGCCACGCTGGCCGCGACCGCCTGCTACGACCTCGTGGACGAGGTGGCCGCCCAGCCCATCTGGTACGGCGGCCTGGTGGCGTTCTACACCGTGGCCGTCTCCTGCACCCGGTGGGTGCGCGTCACCCTGGCCGTCTTCACGCTCGGCGGGGGCCTGCTCCTCGTCGGCTCGTGGGACACGGCGATGCGCGGCGTCGTGGTCTTCGTCGCCGCGTACGCCGTCGGCCGGGCGACCGCCGCCTCCCGCGCCCACGCCGCCGCGCTGGAGGAGCGCGCCGCCCAGCTCGCCCGCGAGCGGCAGGTCGCCGCCGAGCGGGCCGCCGAGCGCGAGCGCGCGCGGATCGCCCGCGACATGCACGACATCCTCGCCCACGCCGTCAGCCTCATGGTGGTGCAGGCCGAGGCCGGCCCGGTCGCGGTCGCCGCGAACCCGGCCCGCGCGGTGGCCGCCTTCGACGCCATCGCCTCGGCGGGACGGGACGCGATGGGCCAGCTCCGCCGCCTGCTCGACGTGCTGAAGGAGGAGGAGGGCCCGCGCGCGCCGCAGCCCACCATCGCCGGGCTGCCCGCGCTGGCCGAGCAGGTGCGGGCCGCCGGGATCGACGTGGCGCACACCGTGACCGGCGAGCCGGGCCGGCTGTCGCCGGACGCCGAGGTGGCCGCGTACCGGATCGCGCAGGAAGCCCTCACCAACATCGTCAAGCACGCCGGCGCGACCCGCGCCGGCCTCACCCTCACCTGGCAGGACGACGCCCTCATGATCGACGTCACCGACGACGGCCGCGGGCGGGGAGCGGCGCTCCCCTCCGGCGGCAACGGCCTCATCGGCATCAGGGAGCGGGCCGCGGCCTGCGGCGGGAGCGCCGACGCCGGGCCGATGCCCGGCGGCGGGTTCCGGGTCCGCGTGCGGCTGCCGCTCCAGGACGCGCGGGAGGCGGCGTGAGCGTGCGCGTGGTGGTCGCCGACGACCAGGAGCTGGTACGGGCCGGGTTCGGCATGATCCTCGACGCGCAGCCGGACATCGAGGTCGTCGCGGAGGCGGGCGACGGCGCGCAGGCGGTCGAGGCGGTGCGGACGCACCGCCCGGACGTGCTGCTGCTCGACATCCGCATGCCGGTCATGGACGGCATCGAGGCGGCCCGGCTGGTCTGCGCGGACAGCGCGTGCCGGGTGATCATGCTGACCACGTTCGACCTGGACGACTACGTCTACGACGCGCTGCGGGCGGGTGCGAGCGGCTTCCTGCTGAAGGACGTGCGCCGCGACGACCTCGTGCACGCCGTGCGGGTGGTCGCGGCCGGGCAGTCCCTGCTCGCGCCCGCGATCACCACGAAGCTGATCGCCGAGTTCACCTCGCGCTCCGCCGCCGCGCAGGTGCCGTCGCAACGGCTGGAGGTGCTGACCGCGCGCGAGCGGGAGACGCTGCGGATGATCGCGCGCGGCCTGTCCAACGCGGAGATCGCGCAGGCCATGGTGGTCAGCGAGCACACGGTGAAGACGCACGTCAGCAACGTGCTGACCAAGCTCGGCCTGCGCGACCGGGTGCAGGCGGTGATCGCCGCGTACGAGAGCGGCCTGACCGTCCCCGGCGACCCGCGCTGAGGCTCAGCCCAGCACCGGGTAGTTGGAGCGGAAGACCCCGCGCGGGTCGCGGGCCCGCTTGACCGCGCGCAGCCGCTCCAGCGTCGCGGGCGGGAACGCCGCCGCGGCCGTCTCCCCGTCGCCGAGGAACGTGAACGGCTTCAGCCCGCTGGTGTGCGCGGACAGCGCCGCGACGATCGCCTCCTGCCGGGCCGTCGCCGCCGCCGCGACCTCGGGCACGGGAGCCGGGCCGATCATGCTCAGCAGGTACGGCTCCGCGACGTGCCCGCAGGCCCCCGCGTCCTCGCCGGCCCGGGCCAGCGCGCCGCCGAGATGCCGCACCTGGACCGTGGCCAGCGGGGCGATGCCCGCGGCCGCCGCCTCCAGCAGGGCCGCCACGGCGTCGTCGCCGAGCCCGGTCAGCAGCTCGGCGCGCAGCAGGGCGGGCATCGGCTCGACCGGCTCGGCGCAGATGCCGCCCACCTCCGCGACCGGCAGGTCGCCGCGGGTGTCCAGCAGCACGCCCGGGACGGACTCCAGCGGGCGCACCAGGGCGCGGCCCGCCTCGGCCGCCCCGAGGAAGGTGAGGTCCACCATGACGGCCGCCAGCCCGCGCAGCGGCTCGGGCACCTCGGGGAACGGCGGGAACTGCGCGAGGGTGAACCACAGGGTCAGCTCCTCGGGCGCGGTCGCGGTGATCTCGCGGAAGGCGGCCATCACCTCGGCGGCGCGGGCGGCGGGCCACATCATCCGGCCGCCGTACAGGCGGGAGGCGGGGAACAGCGCCAGCTCCAGCGCGGTCACCACGCCGAAGTCGCCGCCGCCGCCGCGCAGCGCCCAGAACAGCTCGGGGTCGGAGTCGGCGGTGACCCGGGACGTGCCGCCCTCGGCGTCCACGACCTCCAGCGCGCGGATCGCGTTGCCCGCCAGGCCGTGCGCCCGGCCGTACCAGCTCAGGCCGCCGCCCAGGCTGTAGCCGGCGACGCTGACGATCGGCGAGCTGCCCGCGAGCCCGGTGAGGTCGTGCTTGGCGGCGGCGGCCAGCAGCTCGCCCCACGAGGCCCCGGCCTCCACCCGGGCCACCCACTCGGCCGGGCGGACCTCCACGGCGCGCAGCCGGGACGTGCGGAGCAGGACCTCGCCGTCGAGGCCGGTGGTGGCGCCGTGGCCGTTCGGCTGCGTGGCGACCCGGAGCCCGGCGGCGGCGGCCTGGCGGACCACGGCGGCGACGTCGGCGGCGTCCTCGGCCTCCACCACGGCGGCGATCGGCTGCCGGACGGCCCGGTTCCAGGGCAGCGCGGCCTGCTCGAAGCCGTCGTCGCCGGCGGCCGACAGCCGGCCCTTCAACGTCCTGCCGTCGATGGTCATGTGAACCCCCTGTGGGAACGGTGATCTCGTTCGCCAACAGTGGTCCATCGCGCTAAATGCCGGACTGGAGGTGACTTGCGCCGGACTTGTCCCCGAGGCCGGGCGGCGTGCCCGGCCGGGAAGTTTCTCCAGGAGATGTAGGGGTCACGCCGATCTGCCCTATGTACGGGCCGACGACCATGACACCGTCGAGGGGACGGTGACGCACCCACCTGGAGGAGCCGTGTGCGCGTTCCACATCATCGACCTGGGCGCCATGCAGATCCTGGACTCCCGCGGCCGCCCCACCCTGTCGGTCACCCTCACCCTGGCCGGCGGCGCGACCGGCTGGGCCGGCGTGCCCTCCGGCGCCTCGACCGGCGCCAAGGAGGCCGTGGAGCTGCGTGACGGCGAC encodes:
- a CDS encoding sensor histidine kinase → MSDARFLLPLRRWANGLPPIWVDAGLAALIWVVQLWPFLSRDNPAGGPWHWWGYVVVTLAALPLVWRRRAPAAVLMATLAATACYDLVDEVAAQPIWYGGLVAFYTVAVSCTRWVRVTLAVFTLGGGLLLVGSWDTAMRGVVVFVAAYAVGRATAASRAHAAALEERAAQLARERQVAAERAAERERARIARDMHDILAHAVSLMVVQAEAGPVAVAANPARAVAAFDAIASAGRDAMGQLRRLLDVLKEEEGPRAPQPTIAGLPALAEQVRAAGIDVAHTVTGEPGRLSPDAEVAAYRIAQEALTNIVKHAGATRAGLTLTWQDDALMIDVTDDGRGRGAALPSGGNGLIGIRERAAACGGSADAGPMPGGGFRVRVRLPLQDAREAA
- a CDS encoding response regulator, whose product is MSVRVVVADDQELVRAGFGMILDAQPDIEVVAEAGDGAQAVEAVRTHRPDVLLLDIRMPVMDGIEAARLVCADSACRVIMLTTFDLDDYVYDALRAGASGFLLKDVRRDDLVHAVRVVAAGQSLLAPAITTKLIAEFTSRSAAAQVPSQRLEVLTARERETLRMIARGLSNAEIAQAMVVSEHTVKTHVSNVLTKLGLRDRVQAVIAAYESGLTVPGDPR
- a CDS encoding epoxide hydrolase family protein; protein product: MEIRPFTIAVPQPDLDDLKDRLARTRWPDELPDVGWTRGVPLEPLRELAAYWGEGYDWRAAEAGLNALPQFTTDLDGQRIHFAHVRSERPDALPLMLTHGYPSAFAEFTQLIELLRRDFHLVVPSLPGFGFSTPVRQSGWALGRTARAWAELMRRLGYDRYGVHGGDVGAGVSGAVAGLDGEHVAGVHVVTDPVTAAATATFLPGMAERLDPADPVDRLALDRMAEFRTADSGYLAIQNSRPQTMGYLLNDSPAGQLGWILESFERWTDLPYDRDQFLTIVSLYWFTGSGVSAARFLYEQAHSTDWGAPPAVPQGYSVFGADPTVRRLLEPAPGTYWAEHERGRHFPAMEDPESLAADLRAFFADLK
- a CDS encoding FAD-binding oxidoreductase gives rise to the protein MTIDGRTLKGRLSAAGDDGFEQAALPWNRAVRQPIAAVVEAEDAADVAAVVRQAAAAGLRVATQPNGHGATTGLDGEVLLRTSRLRAVEVRPAEWVARVEAGASWGELLAAAAKHDLTGLAGSSPIVSVAGYSLGGGLSWYGRAHGLAGNAIRALEVVDAEGGTSRVTADSDPELFWALRGGGGDFGVVTALELALFPASRLYGGRMMWPAARAAEVMAAFREITATAPEELTLWFTLAQFPPFPEVPEPLRGLAAVMVDLTFLGAAEAGRALVRPLESVPGVLLDTRGDLPVAEVGGICAEPVEPMPALLRAELLTGLGDDAVAALLEAAAAGIAPLATVQVRHLGGALARAGEDAGACGHVAEPYLLSMIGPAPVPEVAAAATARQEAIVAALSAHTSGLKPFTFLGDGETAAAAFPPATLERLRAVKRARDPRGVFRSNYPVLG